One region of Octopus sinensis linkage group LG30, ASM634580v1, whole genome shotgun sequence genomic DNA includes:
- the LOC118768551 gene encoding protein krueppel-like produces MEKSEKFQELIFPEDVIKETSNLSYDCDVCEKSFSLKGNLTKHKRIHTGEKPYHCDICDKSFSRIDDLAKHKRIHTGEKPYHCDICSKSFSVNSALTKHKRIHTGEKPYLCDICGKSFSRSSNLNTHVRIHKEM; encoded by the exons atggaaaaaagtgaaaaatttcaGGAATTGATTTTTCCTGAAGATGTGATAAAAGAAACAAGTAATTTGTCCTATGACTGTGATGTCTGTGAAAAGTCCTTCTCTCTAAAAGGtaacttgactaaacacaaacgtattcatacaggggagaagccatatcattgtgatatctgtgataaatcattctcacGGATTGATGACTTAGCTAAACATAAACGta ttcatacaggagagaagccatatcactgtgatatctgtagtaaatcattctctgtaaatagtgccttaactaaacacaaacgtattcatacaggagagaagccatacttgtgtgatatctgtggtaaatcattctctcggagCAGCAACTTAAATACGCATGTACGCATTCATAAAGAAATGTAA
- the LOC115226387 gene encoding zinc finger protein OZF-like has protein sequence MENVDHLDTYKTSAFSHIDAVEETDRDEKAEAKNIPEYRCEICRKTFSSEDEVLSHEETHRKEKRYRCEICGKYFAFASKLVIHNRMHTGEKLEKVFRCEICGKSFVNNSNLKRHKVVHTGESLFDCEICGESFSSNSTFVIHTRSHTGEKPFHCEICCKYFVYNSVFTKHQIMHIEEKSFKCKICGKSFAHDSQFKIHKRSHSGEKPFRCEICKQSFMTNSNLTRHKITHTGEKPFHCGTCGKSFMTNNYLTKHKIIHTGERPYRCETCGKAFTQNSNLIVHKRCHSGEKRYRCEICGKRFIHNSNLTTHRRIHSGENPFRCETCGKSFYNKSNLIAHVRNHTGEKPFRCETCGKSFNNKSHLVSHGASHTGEKRCRCETCGKSFVSNSYLATHARVHSGEKPFRCEVCDKSFITNGLLKTHRVQHTGEKPFSCETCGKCFSNNSYLIKHRRIHTGEKPYHCEICGKCFTQDSNLVVHKRSHTGERPYRCGICEKSFASNSDLSRHRLIHSGEKLFRCEVCEKCFTNNSSLHLHVRSHTGEKPFRCNTCGKSFAQNSNLVVHKKKHLIT, from the coding sequence ATGGAGAACGTTGATCACTTGGACACTTATAAGACATCTGCTTTTAGCCATATAGATGCAgttgaagagacagacagagatgagaAAGCTGAAGCCAAAAATATTCCTGAATATCGCTGTGAGATTTGTCGGAAGACATTCTCTTCAGAAGATGAAGTCTTGTCGCACGAAGAaacacacagaaaagaaaaacgataTCGCTGTGAGATATGTGggaaatattttgcttttgcCAGTAAACTAGTAATACATAATAGAATGCACacgggggaaaaactagaaaaaGTGTTTCGCTGTGAAATTTGCGGGAAATCTTTTGTCAATAATAGCAACTTAAAGAGGCACAAAGTTGTACACACCGGGGAATCCTTGTTtgactgtgaaatatgtgggGAGTCATTTTCTAGTAATTCTACTTTTGTTATCCACACTCGCAGTCACACCGGAGAAAAACCCTTCCACTGTGAAATATGCTGCAAGTATTTTGTATATAACAGTGTCTTTACCAAACACCAAATAATGCACATCGAAGAAAAAAGTTTCAAATGCAAAATATGTGGTAAATCTTTCGCTCACGATTCTCAATTTAAGATTCACAAACGTAGCCATAGTGGCGAAAAACCTTTCCGTTGTGAAATATGCAAGCAGTCTTTTATGACTAACAGTAATTTAACAAGGCACAAAATAACACACACTGGAGAAAAGCCATTTCATTGTGGAACGTGTGGGAAATCTTTTATGActaacaattatttaacaaaacataaaataattcatactggagaaagaCCTTATCGCTGTGAAACCTGTGGGAAAGCTTTCACACAGAATTCTAATCTTATTGTTCACAAACGTTGTCACTCTGGAGAAAAACGTTATCGTTGTGAAATATGCGGGAAGCGGTTTATCCATAATAGTAATTTAACGACACATAGACGAATACATTCCGGGGAAAATCCATTTCGTTGTGAAACGTGTGGGAAGTCCTTCTATAATAAGTCTAATCTTATTGCCCATGTACGTAATCACACGGGAGAGAAACCTTTCCGTTGTGAAACCTGTGGGAAGTCGTTCAATAATAAATCTCATCTCGTTTCCCACGGAGCTAGTCACACGGGAGAGAAACGGTGTCGTTGTGAGACATGTGGTAAATCTTTTGTATCTAACAGCTACCTAGCAACACATGCAAGAGTACACTCTGGAGAGAAACCGTTCCGCTGTGAAGTCTGCGATAAATCGTTTATCACAAATGGTCTGTTAAAAACTCATAGAGTACAACACACGGGGGAGAAACCCTTCAGTTGTGAAACGTGTGGGAAGTGTTTTAGCAATAATAGTTATTTAATAAAACACAGGCGGATCCACACTGGGgaaaaaccttatcactgtgagatATGTGGGAAGTGCTTCACCCAGGATTCTAATCTCGTAGTCCACAAGCGTAGTCACACGGGAGAGAGACCCTATCGTTGTGGGATATGCGAGAAGTCGTTTGCGTCTAATAGCGATTTAAGCAGACACAGATTGATACATTCTGGAGAGAAACTGTTTCGTTGTGAAGTGTGTGAGAAATGTTTCACTAATAATTCAAGCCTTCATCTTCACGTACGCAGtcacacaggagaaaagccatttcGCTGTAATACATGTGGGAAATCTTTCGCTCAGAATTCCAACCTCGTCGTACACAAAAAGAAACACTTGATcacatga
- the LOC115226696 gene encoding zinc finger protein 239-like, with protein MEKSVKFEHLILPKDMIKGSRRLSYDCDICQKSFPDRVQLTRHIRTHTGEKPYCCDVCGKAFSQSSHLTIHVRIHTGERPYVCDFCGKSFSASNDLSTHKRIHTGERPYHCDICGKSFSKHVTLTRHERIHTGEKPYHCDICGKSFSENVNLVSHKHIHSGEKPYHCDICGKSFNKSCNLNTHRRTHTGEKPYHCDICGKSFSANSDRTRHERIHSGEKPYHCDVCGKSFSVGSLVVEHKRIHTGEKPYHCDICDKAFAVNTALSKHKRIHTGEKPYLCDICGKSFSWGSNLNTHVRTHKDI; from the coding sequence ATGGAAAAAAGTGTGAAATTTGAGCATTTGATTTTGCCTAAAGACATGATAAAAGGGAGCAGAAGATTGTCATATGATTGTGACATCTGTCAAAAATCTTTCCCTGATAGAGTACAACTGACGaggcacatacgtacacatacaggagagaaaccatattgctgtgatgtctgtggtaaagcattctctcaaagtagtcacTTAACAATAcatgtacgtattcatacaggagagaggccataCGTCTGTgatttctgtggtaaatcattctctgcaagtaaTGACTTAAGcacgcacaaacgtattcatacaggggagaggccgtatcactgtgacatctgtggtaaatcattctctaaacaCGTTACCTTAACTAGGCatgaacgtattcatacaggggaaaaaccgtatcactgtgatatctgtggtaaatctttctctgaaaaTGTTAACTTAGTTAGTCATAAACatattcattcaggagagaagccgtatcactgtgatatctgtggcaaatcattcaatAAAAGTTGTAATTTGAATACACAcagacgtactcatacaggagagaaaccgtatcattgcgatatctgtggtaaatcattctctgcaaataGCGACAGAACTAGACATGAAcgtattcattcaggagagaagccatatcattgtgatgtctgtggtaaatcattttctgtcgGTTCTCTAGTCGttgaacataaacgtattcatacaggagagaagccatatcactgtgatatttgtgataaagcATTCGCTGTAAATACTGCCTTaagtaaacacaaacgtattcatacaggagagaagccatacttgtgtgacatctgtggtaaatcattctcttgggGCAGCAACTTAAATACACATGTACGCACTCATAAAGACATCTGA
- the LOC115226582 gene encoding zinc finger protein 665-like: MEINEKPEDLVFPEERRKLSYDCEICKKSFSQKCNLTMHQRIHTGEKPYHCDVCGKSFSQSNSLTIHVRIHTGEKPYVCDFCGKSFSASNDLSIHKRIHTGERPYHCDICGKSFSKNVSLTIHKRIHTGEKPYHCDICGKSFSQSSHLTIHVRIHTGEKPYVCDFCGKSFSASNDLSTHKRIHTGERPYHCDICGKSFSKNVTLTTHKRIHSGEKPYHCDICGKSFSKNVTLTIHKHIHTGERPYRCDICGKSFSANSDRTRHERIHSGEKPYHCDICGKSFSVSNDLGTHKRIHTGERPYHCDICGKSFSQSFAFTSHKRIHTGEKPYHCDICGKSFSQSFALTSHKRIHTGEKPYYCDICGKSFSKNATLTTHKRIHTGEKPYDCEVCGKSFSKNISLTTHKRIHTGERPYQCDICGKSFSANSDRTRHERIHSGEKPFHCDICGKSFSLSCHLVEHKRIHTGEKPYHCDICDKSFTVNSALTKHKRIHTGEKPYLCDICGKSFSRSSNLNTHVRIHKEI; encoded by the exons ATGGAAATAAATGAGAAACCTGAGGActtggtttttcctgaagagagaAGGAAATTATCATATGATTGTGAGATCTGTAAAAAGTCCTTCTCTCAAAAATGTAACCTGACTATgcaccaacgtattcatacaggagagaagccttatcactgtgatgtctgtggtaaatcattttcgcAAAGTAATAGCTTAACAATAcatgtacgtattcatacaggagagaagccatacgtctgtgatttctgtggtaaatcattctcagcaAGTAATGATCTAAGTATacataagcgtattcatacaggagagaggccatatcactgtgatatctgtggcaaatcattctctaaaaatgttagcttaactatacacaaacgtattcatacaggagagaagccatatcactgtgatatctgtggtaaatcattctct cAAAGTAGCCACTTAACTATAcatgtacgtattcatacaggagagaagccatatgtctgtgatttctgtggtaaatcattctctgcaagtaaTGACTTAAGcacgcacaaacgtattcatacaggggagagaccatatcattgtgatatttgtggtaaatcattctctaaaaacgttaccttaactacacacaaacgtattcattcaggggagaaaccatatcactgtgatatctgtggtaaatcattctctaaaaatgtTACATTAACTATACAtaagcatattcatacaggagagaggccatatcgctgtgatatctgtggtaaatcattctctgcaaataGCGACAGAACTAGACATGAAcgtattcattcaggagagaagccatatcattgtgatatctgtggcaaatcgttCTCTGTAA gtaatgacttaggtacacacaaacgtattcatacaggggagaggccgtatcactgtgacatctgtggtaaatcattctcacaaagtTTTGCCTtcacttctcacaaacgtattcatacaggagagaagccgtatcactgtgacatctgtggtaaatcattctctcaaagttttgccttgacttctcacaaacgtattcatacaggagagaagccatattactgtgatatctgtggaaaatcattctctaaGAATGCCACCTTAacaacacacaaacgtattcatacaggtgagaagccatatgacTGTgaggtctgtggtaaatcattctctaaaaatatttccttaactacacacaagcgtattcacacaggagagaggccatatcaatgtgatatttgtggtaaatcattctctgcaaataGCGACAGAACCAGACACGAAcgtattcattcaggagagaagccatttcactgtgatatctgtggcaaatcattctctctaagTTGTCACTTAGTggaacataaacgtattcatacaggagagaagccgtatcactgtgatatttgtgataaatcattcactGTAAATAGtgccttaactaaacacaaacgtattcatacaggagagaagccatacttgtgtgacatctgtggtaaatcattctctcggagCAGCAACTTAAATACACATGTACGCattcataaagaaatataa